One window of the Seriola aureovittata isolate HTS-2021-v1 ecotype China chromosome 22, ASM2101889v1, whole genome shotgun sequence genome contains the following:
- the tbc1d30 gene encoding TBC1 domain family member 30 isoform X2, with product MASEPKLNGNELLEIDICDGRVCSEDDSGVFVNSAASLQDDFSGFRQWTSPAESPNDTSSSSSPSSSSSPGQQELIPSEHGAPPPGTVTATHTAPTAGDSDSEAGVDGLKAPRTSIVDCLLVELYETYSGGSRRNADSWDSSTEASGSDAFLGRSNSGSSFLQELQEKHTRRHQMNYLAQKAPEELQSIIQEVKYRTGLQSAKLIRQLRRRDRLCNKLQKNYDIVTACLQAVSQKRRVDTRLKFTIEPSLGKNGFQQWYDALKAVARLPTGIPKEWRKRVWLTLADQYLHSISIDWDKTLRFAFNERSNPDDDSLGIQIVKDLHRTGCSSYCGQEGEQDRVVLKRVLLAYARWNKAVGYCQGFNVLAALILEVTEGSESDALKVMIYLIDKVLPESYFANNLRALSVDMAVFRDLLRLKLPRLSQHLHHLQKAANREAGGSYEPPLTNVFTMQWFLTMFATCLPASTVLKIWDSVFFEGSEVLFRVALAIWERLGERIEYCQTADEFYSTMGCLTQEMLERNLIDPAELMQEVYSMAVFPFPQLAELREKYTYNITPFPTSVKSNGSGGLGSWESDDDADMDDEDSVVTALGCLGPLGGLLAPELQRYQKHLKDQRAEQGNIAELSPGAVGAGGAGGAGGGGGGGGGGAGGGGARAEHQAAINSMMMERMSTDIYALKKQYARIKRRQQQQAMQLYIRTGLGHEVATSPGVLQERPSKPSDSAEHQTEDKCPATRVLASQLNPSSSVINHLLLGRKPRGSTSASTLPGARPAFLSQSQGSPARQRCGSLPSNGSGSPGSSGGGGGGGSPWRAHVRVHRRNIARARAQLGFGDSEEREDEEEEEEEEGGSVTLEGEEEKKIEENKRDDEEQREESDTSVSPSPDPSVTGSVGEEAPQVADDTKEAEVAEVVVQLDSLDLEDESNLTSAITANPNTPPTLPESKPAPQVPLLPPPPSSNRHKESNSSGSERSAASDRQFPSIALPPPHHSSSSSCIPSSSPSTPSPSPSPVPMSASLGPSCSSSPTPPSTPTPNSTSRLPSSSSANGLSSLSLPASSTFYKTPCPSTPSLSSVSSSSKSHIPSSPSTPAFSSTPKQQVFSPFPSVKQPRKSVAARNLGLYGPTSRTPTVHFPQLSRNLNRSSAAGTTGSR from the exons ATGGCGTCGGAGCCGAAATTAAACGGGAATGAACTTTTGGAAATTGACATATGCGACGGCCGCGTCTGCTCCGAGGACGACAGCGGCGTTTTTGTGAACTCCGCCGCCTCCCTCCAGGATGATTTCTCCGGCTTTCGCCAGTGGACGAGCCCTGCCGAGTCACCAAAtgacacatcatcatcatcatcaccatcatcatcatcatctccgGGACAGCAGGAGCTGATCCCCAGCGAGCACGGTGCTCCGCCGCCTGGCACCGTTACTGCCACCCACACAGCACCGACGGCCGGTGACAGTGACTCTGAAGCCGGGGTTGATGGACTTAAAGCCCCCAGGACTTCCATAGTGGACTGTCTGCTGGTGGAGCTCTATGAGACCTACAGCGGAGGCAGCAGGAGGAATGCGGACAGCTGGGACAGCTCCACCGAGGCATCCGGGTCAGATGCCTTCCTCGGCCGCAGTAACTCCGGGTCCAGCTTCCTGCAGGAGCTCCAGGAGAAGCACACCAGGAGGCATCAGATGAACTACTTGGCCCAGAAAG cccCTGAGGAGCTGCAGTCGATCATCCAGGAGGTGAAGTACCGTACAGGCCTGCAGTCGGCCAAGCTGATTCGCCAGCTGAGGAGACGAGACCGACTTTGTAACAAACTGCAGAAGAACTACGACATCGTCACGGCGTGTCTCCAAGCCGTCTCGCAGAAACGAC gAGTTGACACGAGGCTGAAGTTTACCATTGAACCGTCGCTGGGAAAGAATGGATTCCAGCAG TGGTACGACGCCCTCAAAGCAGTGGCTCGACTTCCTACCGGGATACCAAAGGAATGGAGGAAGAGG gtgtgGCTAACACTGGCCGACCAGTACCTCCACAGTATCTCCATCGACTGGGACAAGACGCTTCGTTTCGCCTTTAACGAGCGCAGCAACCCAGACGACGACTCCCTCGGCATTCAGATCGTCAAG GACCTGCACAGGACCGGCTGCAGTTCTTACTGTGGCCAGGAGGGGGAGCAGGACAGGGTGGTGCTGAAGAGGGTGCTGCTGGCGTACGCCCGCTGGAATAAAGCTGTAGGTTACTGCCAAGGCTTCAACGTGCTGGCCGCTCTCATACTGGAAGTTACAGAGGGAAGTGAGAGCGATGCACTGAAG GTGATGATCTATCTGATCGACAAAGTGCTGCCAGAGAGTTACTTTGCAAACAACCTTCGAGCGTTGTCAG TGGACATGGCGGTGTTCAGAGACCTGCTGCGTCTGAAGCTGCCCCGACTGTCCCAGCACCTGCACCACCTTCAGAAAGCAGCCAACAGAGAAGCTGGAG GCAGTTACGAGCCTCCACTGACCAACGTCTTCACTATGCAGTGGTTCCTCACCATGTTCGCCACCTGCCTGCCGGCGTCCACCGTGCTCAAGATCTGGGACTCGGTTTTCTTCGAGGGGTCAGAGGTGCTGTTTCGTGTCGCCCTCGCCATCTGGGAGAGACTGGGAGA GAGGATCGAGTACTGTCAGACAGCTGACGAGTTCTACAGCACGATGGGTTGCCTCACGCAGGAGATGCTGGAGCGCAACCTCATCGATCCTGCAGAACTCATGCAG GAGGTTTACTCCATGGCTGTGTTTCCTTTCCCTCAGCTGGCCGAGCTGAGAGAGAAATACACCTACAACATCACTCCGTTCCCCACCTCAGTCAAATCCAATGGAAG TGGCGGTCTGGGCAGCTGGGAGAGCGACGATGACGCCGACATGGACGACGAAGACTCTGTGGTGACTGCGCTGGGTTGTCTGGGGCCCCTGGGCGGCCTGCTGGCCCCTGAGCTGCAGAGATACCAGAAACATCTGAAAG ACCAGCGAGCGGAGCAGGGAAACATCGCAGAGCTCAGTCCGGGAGCGGTGGGAGCCGGAGGGgcaggtggagcaggaggaggaggaggaggaggaggaggaggagcaggaggaggaggtgccaGGGCGGAGCATCAAGCCGCCATCAACAGCATGATGATGGAGAGAATGAGCACCGACATCTACGCCCTGAAGAAGCAATATGCTCGCATCAagaggcggcagcagcagcaggctatGCAACTCTACATACGCACAG GACTTGGACATGAAGTGGCCACAAGTCCAGGAGTTCTTCAGGAGCGTCCCAGCAAACCCAGCGACAGTGCCGAGCACCAGACTGAGG ACAAGTGCCCAGCCACCCGTGTCCTGGCCTCCCAGCTCAACCCTTCCAGCTCCGTGATCAACCACCTCCTCCTGGGTCGGAAACCACGCGGCTCCACGAGCGCGTCCACTCTACCAGGGGCTCGACCCGCTTTTCTGTCCCAGAGTCAGGGTTCCCCAGCCAGGCAGCGCTGTGGCTCGCTGCCCTCCAACGGCTCCGGATCTCCAGGGAGctccggaggaggaggaggtggcggtTCACCGTGGCGTGCTCATGTCCGGGTTCATCGGAGGAATATCGCCAGGGCTCGAGCACAGCTGGGCTTTGGAGAttcagaggaaagagaagatgaggaggaggaggaggaggaggaaggaggatcAGTGACACTGGAGggtgaagaagagaagaagattgaggaaaacaagagagatgatgaagagcagagagaggaaagtgacacctctgtttctccatctcctgATCCCTCTGTCACAGGGTCTGTGGGTGAAGAGGCTCCACAGGTCGCAGATGATACAAAAGAAGCTGAGGTTGCAGAGGTGGTGGTGCAACTGGACTCCCTGGATCTAGAGGACGAGTCAAACCTGACCTCCGCCATCACTGCAAACCCAAATACACCGCCCACACTCCCAGAGTCTAAGCCTGCGCCCCAagttcctcttctccctcctccgcCGTcctcaaacagacacaaagagtcCAACTCCTCGGGTTCAGAGCGAAGCGCCGCCTCTGACAGACAGTTTCCCTCCATTGCTTTACCTCCACCTCAccactcctcctccagctcctgcatcccttcttcctctccttccaccCCGAGTCCATCCCCCTCCCCGGTCCCAATGTCAGCTTCTCTCGGTCCCTCCTGCTCATCCTCTCCTACACCTCCCTCCACCCCGACACCAAACTCCACATCCCGCCTCCCGTCCTCTTCATCAGCCAATGGcttatcctctctctctcttcctgcctccTCCACCTTTTACAAAACTCCCTGCCCTTCCACGCCCTcgctctcctctgtctcctcatcttCCAAATCTCACATCCCGTCCTCCCCGTCAACCCCGGCGTTCTCCTCCACTCCCAAACAGCAAGTCTTCTCCCCGTTCCCTTCCGTGAAGCAGCCCAGGAAATCGGTCGCAGCCAGAAACCTCGGCCTCTACGGTCCCACATCCAGAACGCCCACCGTACACTTCCCCCAGCTCAGCCGCAACCTCAACCGCAGTAGCGCTGCCGGCACCACGGGGAGTCGATGA
- the tbc1d30 gene encoding TBC1 domain family member 30 isoform X3 — translation MASEPKLNGNELLEIDICDGRVCSEDDSGVFVNSAASLQDDFSGFRQWTSPAESPNDTSSSSSPSSSSSPGQQELIPSEHGAPPPGTVTATHTAPTAGDSDSEAGVDGLKAPRTSIVDCLLVELYETYSGGSRRNADSWDSSTEASGSDAFLGRSNSGSSFLQELQEKHTRRHQMNYLAQKAPEELQSIIQEVKYRTGLQSAKLIRQLRRRDRLCNKLQKNYDIVTACLQAVSQKRRVDTRLKFTIEPSLGKNGFQQWYDALKAVARLPTGIPKEWRKRVWLTLADQYLHSISIDWDKTLRFAFNERSNPDDDSLGIQIVKDLHRTGCSSYCGQEGEQDRVVLKRVLLAYARWNKAVGYCQGFNVLAALILEVTEGSESDALKVMIYLIDKVLPESYFANNLRALSVDMAVFRDLLRLKLPRLSQHLHHLQKAANREAGGVSLLSGSYEPPLTNVFTMQWFLTMFATCLPASTVLKIWDSVFFEGSEVLFRVALAIWERLGERIEYCQTADEFYSTMGCLTQEMLERNLIDPAELMQEVYSMAVFPFPQLAELREKYTYNITPFPTSVKSNGSGGLGSWESDDDADMDDEDSVVTALGCLGPLGGLLAPELQRYQKHLKDQRAEQGNIAELSPGAVGAGGAGGAGGGGGGGGGGAGGGGARAEHQAAINSMMMERMSTDIYALKKQYARIKRRQQQQAMQLYIRTDKCPATRVLASQLNPSSSVINHLLLGRKPRGSTSASTLPGARPAFLSQSQGSPARQRCGSLPSNGSGSPGSSGGGGGGGSPWRAHVRVHRRNIARARAQLGFGDSEEREDEEEEEEEEGGSVTLEGEEEKKIEENKRDDEEQREESDTSVSPSPDPSVTGSVGEEAPQVADDTKEAEVAEVVVQLDSLDLEDESNLTSAITANPNTPPTLPESKPAPQVPLLPPPPSSNRHKESNSSGSERSAASDRQFPSIALPPPHHSSSSSCIPSSSPSTPSPSPSPVPMSASLGPSCSSSPTPPSTPTPNSTSRLPSSSSANGLSSLSLPASSTFYKTPCPSTPSLSSVSSSSKSHIPSSPSTPAFSSTPKQQVFSPFPSVKQPRKSVAARNLGLYGPTSRTPTVHFPQLSRNLNRSSAAGTTGSR, via the exons ATGGCGTCGGAGCCGAAATTAAACGGGAATGAACTTTTGGAAATTGACATATGCGACGGCCGCGTCTGCTCCGAGGACGACAGCGGCGTTTTTGTGAACTCCGCCGCCTCCCTCCAGGATGATTTCTCCGGCTTTCGCCAGTGGACGAGCCCTGCCGAGTCACCAAAtgacacatcatcatcatcatcaccatcatcatcatcatctccgGGACAGCAGGAGCTGATCCCCAGCGAGCACGGTGCTCCGCCGCCTGGCACCGTTACTGCCACCCACACAGCACCGACGGCCGGTGACAGTGACTCTGAAGCCGGGGTTGATGGACTTAAAGCCCCCAGGACTTCCATAGTGGACTGTCTGCTGGTGGAGCTCTATGAGACCTACAGCGGAGGCAGCAGGAGGAATGCGGACAGCTGGGACAGCTCCACCGAGGCATCCGGGTCAGATGCCTTCCTCGGCCGCAGTAACTCCGGGTCCAGCTTCCTGCAGGAGCTCCAGGAGAAGCACACCAGGAGGCATCAGATGAACTACTTGGCCCAGAAAG cccCTGAGGAGCTGCAGTCGATCATCCAGGAGGTGAAGTACCGTACAGGCCTGCAGTCGGCCAAGCTGATTCGCCAGCTGAGGAGACGAGACCGACTTTGTAACAAACTGCAGAAGAACTACGACATCGTCACGGCGTGTCTCCAAGCCGTCTCGCAGAAACGAC gAGTTGACACGAGGCTGAAGTTTACCATTGAACCGTCGCTGGGAAAGAATGGATTCCAGCAG TGGTACGACGCCCTCAAAGCAGTGGCTCGACTTCCTACCGGGATACCAAAGGAATGGAGGAAGAGG gtgtgGCTAACACTGGCCGACCAGTACCTCCACAGTATCTCCATCGACTGGGACAAGACGCTTCGTTTCGCCTTTAACGAGCGCAGCAACCCAGACGACGACTCCCTCGGCATTCAGATCGTCAAG GACCTGCACAGGACCGGCTGCAGTTCTTACTGTGGCCAGGAGGGGGAGCAGGACAGGGTGGTGCTGAAGAGGGTGCTGCTGGCGTACGCCCGCTGGAATAAAGCTGTAGGTTACTGCCAAGGCTTCAACGTGCTGGCCGCTCTCATACTGGAAGTTACAGAGGGAAGTGAGAGCGATGCACTGAAG GTGATGATCTATCTGATCGACAAAGTGCTGCCAGAGAGTTACTTTGCAAACAACCTTCGAGCGTTGTCAG TGGACATGGCGGTGTTCAGAGACCTGCTGCGTCTGAAGCTGCCCCGACTGTCCCAGCACCTGCACCACCTTCAGAAAGCAGCCAACAGAGAAGCTGGAG GCGTCTCCCTTCTTTCAGGCAGTTACGAGCCTCCACTGACCAACGTCTTCACTATGCAGTGGTTCCTCACCATGTTCGCCACCTGCCTGCCGGCGTCCACCGTGCTCAAGATCTGGGACTCGGTTTTCTTCGAGGGGTCAGAGGTGCTGTTTCGTGTCGCCCTCGCCATCTGGGAGAGACTGGGAGA GAGGATCGAGTACTGTCAGACAGCTGACGAGTTCTACAGCACGATGGGTTGCCTCACGCAGGAGATGCTGGAGCGCAACCTCATCGATCCTGCAGAACTCATGCAG GAGGTTTACTCCATGGCTGTGTTTCCTTTCCCTCAGCTGGCCGAGCTGAGAGAGAAATACACCTACAACATCACTCCGTTCCCCACCTCAGTCAAATCCAATGGAAG TGGCGGTCTGGGCAGCTGGGAGAGCGACGATGACGCCGACATGGACGACGAAGACTCTGTGGTGACTGCGCTGGGTTGTCTGGGGCCCCTGGGCGGCCTGCTGGCCCCTGAGCTGCAGAGATACCAGAAACATCTGAAAG ACCAGCGAGCGGAGCAGGGAAACATCGCAGAGCTCAGTCCGGGAGCGGTGGGAGCCGGAGGGgcaggtggagcaggaggaggaggaggaggaggaggaggaggagcaggaggaggaggtgccaGGGCGGAGCATCAAGCCGCCATCAACAGCATGATGATGGAGAGAATGAGCACCGACATCTACGCCCTGAAGAAGCAATATGCTCGCATCAagaggcggcagcagcagcaggctatGCAACTCTACATACGCACAG ACAAGTGCCCAGCCACCCGTGTCCTGGCCTCCCAGCTCAACCCTTCCAGCTCCGTGATCAACCACCTCCTCCTGGGTCGGAAACCACGCGGCTCCACGAGCGCGTCCACTCTACCAGGGGCTCGACCCGCTTTTCTGTCCCAGAGTCAGGGTTCCCCAGCCAGGCAGCGCTGTGGCTCGCTGCCCTCCAACGGCTCCGGATCTCCAGGGAGctccggaggaggaggaggtggcggtTCACCGTGGCGTGCTCATGTCCGGGTTCATCGGAGGAATATCGCCAGGGCTCGAGCACAGCTGGGCTTTGGAGAttcagaggaaagagaagatgaggaggaggaggaggaggaggaaggaggatcAGTGACACTGGAGggtgaagaagagaagaagattgaggaaaacaagagagatgatgaagagcagagagaggaaagtgacacctctgtttctccatctcctgATCCCTCTGTCACAGGGTCTGTGGGTGAAGAGGCTCCACAGGTCGCAGATGATACAAAAGAAGCTGAGGTTGCAGAGGTGGTGGTGCAACTGGACTCCCTGGATCTAGAGGACGAGTCAAACCTGACCTCCGCCATCACTGCAAACCCAAATACACCGCCCACACTCCCAGAGTCTAAGCCTGCGCCCCAagttcctcttctccctcctccgcCGTcctcaaacagacacaaagagtcCAACTCCTCGGGTTCAGAGCGAAGCGCCGCCTCTGACAGACAGTTTCCCTCCATTGCTTTACCTCCACCTCAccactcctcctccagctcctgcatcccttcttcctctccttccaccCCGAGTCCATCCCCCTCCCCGGTCCCAATGTCAGCTTCTCTCGGTCCCTCCTGCTCATCCTCTCCTACACCTCCCTCCACCCCGACACCAAACTCCACATCCCGCCTCCCGTCCTCTTCATCAGCCAATGGcttatcctctctctctcttcctgcctccTCCACCTTTTACAAAACTCCCTGCCCTTCCACGCCCTcgctctcctctgtctcctcatcttCCAAATCTCACATCCCGTCCTCCCCGTCAACCCCGGCGTTCTCCTCCACTCCCAAACAGCAAGTCTTCTCCCCGTTCCCTTCCGTGAAGCAGCCCAGGAAATCGGTCGCAGCCAGAAACCTCGGCCTCTACGGTCCCACATCCAGAACGCCCACCGTACACTTCCCCCAGCTCAGCCGCAACCTCAACCGCAGTAGCGCTGCCGGCACCACGGGGAGTCGATGA
- the tbc1d30 gene encoding TBC1 domain family member 30 isoform X1: protein MASEPKLNGNELLEIDICDGRVCSEDDSGVFVNSAASLQDDFSGFRQWTSPAESPNDTSSSSSPSSSSSPGQQELIPSEHGAPPPGTVTATHTAPTAGDSDSEAGVDGLKAPRTSIVDCLLVELYETYSGGSRRNADSWDSSTEASGSDAFLGRSNSGSSFLQELQEKHTRRHQMNYLAQKAPEELQSIIQEVKYRTGLQSAKLIRQLRRRDRLCNKLQKNYDIVTACLQAVSQKRRVDTRLKFTIEPSLGKNGFQQWYDALKAVARLPTGIPKEWRKRVWLTLADQYLHSISIDWDKTLRFAFNERSNPDDDSLGIQIVKDLHRTGCSSYCGQEGEQDRVVLKRVLLAYARWNKAVGYCQGFNVLAALILEVTEGSESDALKVMIYLIDKVLPESYFANNLRALSVDMAVFRDLLRLKLPRLSQHLHHLQKAANREAGGVSLLSGSYEPPLTNVFTMQWFLTMFATCLPASTVLKIWDSVFFEGSEVLFRVALAIWERLGERIEYCQTADEFYSTMGCLTQEMLERNLIDPAELMQEVYSMAVFPFPQLAELREKYTYNITPFPTSVKSNGSGGLGSWESDDDADMDDEDSVVTALGCLGPLGGLLAPELQRYQKHLKDQRAEQGNIAELSPGAVGAGGAGGAGGGGGGGGGGAGGGGARAEHQAAINSMMMERMSTDIYALKKQYARIKRRQQQQAMQLYIRTGLGHEVATSPGVLQERPSKPSDSAEHQTEDKCPATRVLASQLNPSSSVINHLLLGRKPRGSTSASTLPGARPAFLSQSQGSPARQRCGSLPSNGSGSPGSSGGGGGGGSPWRAHVRVHRRNIARARAQLGFGDSEEREDEEEEEEEEGGSVTLEGEEEKKIEENKRDDEEQREESDTSVSPSPDPSVTGSVGEEAPQVADDTKEAEVAEVVVQLDSLDLEDESNLTSAITANPNTPPTLPESKPAPQVPLLPPPPSSNRHKESNSSGSERSAASDRQFPSIALPPPHHSSSSSCIPSSSPSTPSPSPSPVPMSASLGPSCSSSPTPPSTPTPNSTSRLPSSSSANGLSSLSLPASSTFYKTPCPSTPSLSSVSSSSKSHIPSSPSTPAFSSTPKQQVFSPFPSVKQPRKSVAARNLGLYGPTSRTPTVHFPQLSRNLNRSSAAGTTGSR, encoded by the exons ATGGCGTCGGAGCCGAAATTAAACGGGAATGAACTTTTGGAAATTGACATATGCGACGGCCGCGTCTGCTCCGAGGACGACAGCGGCGTTTTTGTGAACTCCGCCGCCTCCCTCCAGGATGATTTCTCCGGCTTTCGCCAGTGGACGAGCCCTGCCGAGTCACCAAAtgacacatcatcatcatcatcaccatcatcatcatcatctccgGGACAGCAGGAGCTGATCCCCAGCGAGCACGGTGCTCCGCCGCCTGGCACCGTTACTGCCACCCACACAGCACCGACGGCCGGTGACAGTGACTCTGAAGCCGGGGTTGATGGACTTAAAGCCCCCAGGACTTCCATAGTGGACTGTCTGCTGGTGGAGCTCTATGAGACCTACAGCGGAGGCAGCAGGAGGAATGCGGACAGCTGGGACAGCTCCACCGAGGCATCCGGGTCAGATGCCTTCCTCGGCCGCAGTAACTCCGGGTCCAGCTTCCTGCAGGAGCTCCAGGAGAAGCACACCAGGAGGCATCAGATGAACTACTTGGCCCAGAAAG cccCTGAGGAGCTGCAGTCGATCATCCAGGAGGTGAAGTACCGTACAGGCCTGCAGTCGGCCAAGCTGATTCGCCAGCTGAGGAGACGAGACCGACTTTGTAACAAACTGCAGAAGAACTACGACATCGTCACGGCGTGTCTCCAAGCCGTCTCGCAGAAACGAC gAGTTGACACGAGGCTGAAGTTTACCATTGAACCGTCGCTGGGAAAGAATGGATTCCAGCAG TGGTACGACGCCCTCAAAGCAGTGGCTCGACTTCCTACCGGGATACCAAAGGAATGGAGGAAGAGG gtgtgGCTAACACTGGCCGACCAGTACCTCCACAGTATCTCCATCGACTGGGACAAGACGCTTCGTTTCGCCTTTAACGAGCGCAGCAACCCAGACGACGACTCCCTCGGCATTCAGATCGTCAAG GACCTGCACAGGACCGGCTGCAGTTCTTACTGTGGCCAGGAGGGGGAGCAGGACAGGGTGGTGCTGAAGAGGGTGCTGCTGGCGTACGCCCGCTGGAATAAAGCTGTAGGTTACTGCCAAGGCTTCAACGTGCTGGCCGCTCTCATACTGGAAGTTACAGAGGGAAGTGAGAGCGATGCACTGAAG GTGATGATCTATCTGATCGACAAAGTGCTGCCAGAGAGTTACTTTGCAAACAACCTTCGAGCGTTGTCAG TGGACATGGCGGTGTTCAGAGACCTGCTGCGTCTGAAGCTGCCCCGACTGTCCCAGCACCTGCACCACCTTCAGAAAGCAGCCAACAGAGAAGCTGGAG GCGTCTCCCTTCTTTCAGGCAGTTACGAGCCTCCACTGACCAACGTCTTCACTATGCAGTGGTTCCTCACCATGTTCGCCACCTGCCTGCCGGCGTCCACCGTGCTCAAGATCTGGGACTCGGTTTTCTTCGAGGGGTCAGAGGTGCTGTTTCGTGTCGCCCTCGCCATCTGGGAGAGACTGGGAGA GAGGATCGAGTACTGTCAGACAGCTGACGAGTTCTACAGCACGATGGGTTGCCTCACGCAGGAGATGCTGGAGCGCAACCTCATCGATCCTGCAGAACTCATGCAG GAGGTTTACTCCATGGCTGTGTTTCCTTTCCCTCAGCTGGCCGAGCTGAGAGAGAAATACACCTACAACATCACTCCGTTCCCCACCTCAGTCAAATCCAATGGAAG TGGCGGTCTGGGCAGCTGGGAGAGCGACGATGACGCCGACATGGACGACGAAGACTCTGTGGTGACTGCGCTGGGTTGTCTGGGGCCCCTGGGCGGCCTGCTGGCCCCTGAGCTGCAGAGATACCAGAAACATCTGAAAG ACCAGCGAGCGGAGCAGGGAAACATCGCAGAGCTCAGTCCGGGAGCGGTGGGAGCCGGAGGGgcaggtggagcaggaggaggaggaggaggaggaggaggaggagcaggaggaggaggtgccaGGGCGGAGCATCAAGCCGCCATCAACAGCATGATGATGGAGAGAATGAGCACCGACATCTACGCCCTGAAGAAGCAATATGCTCGCATCAagaggcggcagcagcagcaggctatGCAACTCTACATACGCACAG GACTTGGACATGAAGTGGCCACAAGTCCAGGAGTTCTTCAGGAGCGTCCCAGCAAACCCAGCGACAGTGCCGAGCACCAGACTGAGG ACAAGTGCCCAGCCACCCGTGTCCTGGCCTCCCAGCTCAACCCTTCCAGCTCCGTGATCAACCACCTCCTCCTGGGTCGGAAACCACGCGGCTCCACGAGCGCGTCCACTCTACCAGGGGCTCGACCCGCTTTTCTGTCCCAGAGTCAGGGTTCCCCAGCCAGGCAGCGCTGTGGCTCGCTGCCCTCCAACGGCTCCGGATCTCCAGGGAGctccggaggaggaggaggtggcggtTCACCGTGGCGTGCTCATGTCCGGGTTCATCGGAGGAATATCGCCAGGGCTCGAGCACAGCTGGGCTTTGGAGAttcagaggaaagagaagatgaggaggaggaggaggaggaggaaggaggatcAGTGACACTGGAGggtgaagaagagaagaagattgaggaaaacaagagagatgatgaagagcagagagaggaaagtgacacctctgtttctccatctcctgATCCCTCTGTCACAGGGTCTGTGGGTGAAGAGGCTCCACAGGTCGCAGATGATACAAAAGAAGCTGAGGTTGCAGAGGTGGTGGTGCAACTGGACTCCCTGGATCTAGAGGACGAGTCAAACCTGACCTCCGCCATCACTGCAAACCCAAATACACCGCCCACACTCCCAGAGTCTAAGCCTGCGCCCCAagttcctcttctccctcctccgcCGTcctcaaacagacacaaagagtcCAACTCCTCGGGTTCAGAGCGAAGCGCCGCCTCTGACAGACAGTTTCCCTCCATTGCTTTACCTCCACCTCAccactcctcctccagctcctgcatcccttcttcctctccttccaccCCGAGTCCATCCCCCTCCCCGGTCCCAATGTCAGCTTCTCTCGGTCCCTCCTGCTCATCCTCTCCTACACCTCCCTCCACCCCGACACCAAACTCCACATCCCGCCTCCCGTCCTCTTCATCAGCCAATGGcttatcctctctctctcttcctgcctccTCCACCTTTTACAAAACTCCCTGCCCTTCCACGCCCTcgctctcctctgtctcctcatcttCCAAATCTCACATCCCGTCCTCCCCGTCAACCCCGGCGTTCTCCTCCACTCCCAAACAGCAAGTCTTCTCCCCGTTCCCTTCCGTGAAGCAGCCCAGGAAATCGGTCGCAGCCAGAAACCTCGGCCTCTACGGTCCCACATCCAGAACGCCCACCGTACACTTCCCCCAGCTCAGCCGCAACCTCAACCGCAGTAGCGCTGCCGGCACCACGGGGAGTCGATGA